From Gopherus evgoodei ecotype Sinaloan lineage chromosome 15, rGopEvg1_v1.p, whole genome shotgun sequence, one genomic window encodes:
- the UBALD2 gene encoding UBA-like domain-containing protein 2, with product MSVNMEELRHQVMINQFVLAAGCAADQAKQLLQAAHWQFETALSAFFQETNIPNNHHHHQMMCTPSNTPATPPNFPDALAMFSKLRTSENLQSSNSPITSMACSPPGNFSPFWASSPPNHQPAWMPPSSPTSHNLHHHLHHQQPMWPPGSQQGGSQQKAMAAMDGQR from the exons ATGTCGGTGAATATGGAGGAGCTGAGGCACCAGGTCATGATCAACCAGTTCGTGCTGGCCGCGGGCTGCGCTGCCGACCAGGCGAAGCAATTGCTGCAGGCGGCTCACTGGCAGTTCGAG ACTGCTTTGAGTGCATTTTTTCAAGAAACTAACATTCCCAACAATCATCAccaccatcaaatg aTGTGCACACCTAGCAATACTCCAGCCACACCTCCCAACTTCCCGGACGCACTCGCTATGTTTTCTAAGCTGCGGACCTCAGAGAACCTACAGAGCAGCAACAGCCCCATCACATCTATGGCCTGCTCTCCACCGGGTAACTTCAGCCCCTTTTGGGCCTCCTCACCTCCCAACCACCAACCCGCCTGGATGCCACCCTCCTCTCCAACCAGCCACAACCTCCACCATCATCTCCACCATCAGCAGCCCATGTGGCCACCCGGGTCTCAGCAAGGAGGCTCCCAGCAGAAAGCTATGGCTGCAATGGATGGGCAGAGATAA